The nucleotide sequence GTAAGCCAATCTTAGGAACCATTTTCCCTTAGGTACAGCAAGCGGGGTCACTTACGAGTGAGCAGGTGCCTGCTCTAACATTGCAAACAGGATAGTCATGTGGGCAGCAACTATTGTGATCCTTGCAGCAGACGGCTCCTTCATACGGGCAGCAACCCCAAGCAAAGCAGTACTTAGAGAACTCAAAGACACAACAACAGGTGGAGCCCTCTGGGCATGAATAGTATTCATCACAAGTATTAGGCGGCTTCACTGGAGATGGAGGAGAAGGACCAGGGTTTGGGGGATTTTGGCCCGTTTTGACAGGGTAAGAAGGCTCTATGGCAATTCCACACAAGCCACTTGAACTGCCAACGTTACGCTGCATCCTGAGGTATCCCTTTTCTCCCCAAGAAGCACCCCATGAGTTCCTAACGATCCAATAATCCGTACCATTTTCACTACCATATCCCACAGCAACCACACCATGGTCCACTGCAGTTCCACATTTTCCAGTAAAGATACCCTGCAGATATTTCAAGAGACAATGCAACAAGTACTCATGTAACATGCTTTGTATTGGAGAGACAATGTAGCTAGTCATGTAACATCATTATTGGAGAGACAATGTAGCTAATCATGTAACATCATTTTTGGAGAGAGTGTAGCTAGTCATGTAACATTATTATTGGAGAGAATGTATCTAGTCATGTAACATAATTATTGGAGAGAATGTAGCTAGTCATGTAACATATCCTTTACTTCTGAGTCCTGCTGACTGAATGAATGCAGATTTGGTACATTCATCTATACAACAATTATGCCTCAATACAAATAAAGTTAAGTTAGTAGTCTGACTATATGAGTCCTCATTACAAGTCTGTTCATATGTATTTCTATCGATTAAATAAAAGCAATAGGCTAATGCAAGGTCAAAGAGTATTACCGAGCTGTAGTGCTGGAAGTCCTTGCCACCTGCTTCAATGGCAACACTTACAGGTTGATTTGCAACAGCCTTTTTAAGTGCATTTTCATTGTAAGCAGGAACATCTTCATACCCATCAATGGTGACAACCTTAGCATTTTTCTGCATGATACAATtgatcaatcaatcaactatgtCTAAATCTAGCTAACAAATCTTTAATAACAGAAGAGTGGTAATACTGACCCTATTTTGGTCGCATCTGCCGTCCTTGCCTTTGTAAGGGTAATCTTCCTCAGTGTCAATTCCACCATTGCCGATAATGAAGTCAAAAGCATAGTCCATTAGACCTCCAGAACAACCTGAGTTATGGATAGTATCACAGTCAACCAGCTCCTGCTCAGAAAGTGATATCAGATCACCACTCACTATTTTGTTCACTGCTTCAACAGCAGCAATTGCTGAGAAGGCCCAGCAGCTCCCTGCCATTTTCAATTCATTAATACACATCTaataaattgaagaaacaaaaagCTATGTGCTTTTTAAATAAAGGATAAAAGATATAATCTTGAGTTAGGATATTATATTTGGGAACAAAAACCTTGAAAAGGAAATGGAAATCACTGGGAAAGGATTCAGACTGTTACATCTCTAGAAAATCGTCAATAACTGCCAGGcacacacattctaaattttAACAATAAGAGATCAGTCAAATAAAGTTGTTACATGTTTTTTGTCATTTTACTCCAAATTGCAACTTAGACAACTAGTGATGgtggaagaaaaataatttaatattgaTGGTTGGAAGGTTAGAGTTCAGATGCTAAAACATCAGTTCaccttttaaaatttcaattccAGAACTTATAAAAATTGTGATAATTGTACTTGTACAGTAAAATGGAACAGAGCCAAGaattttaaagtaaaaatatCTAGATTTATCTCTCTACTTTTCACAATATCAAAATTTTACCTTGCGTTATATTATTGGGCCACTTATATACTAGTCGTTAGCAAATTATTTCTATTTTGCGTTGACTTTGGCTTTAACAGATCTCCAACATGGACTAGGTGAATTTCACGTGTCAACATACTTCAAAGAAAAAACCGAAATTTATTCTTCTAGTTTAACTAAGGATTAGACTTAACACTGTTAGCTTTAGGTTGAAGCTCCATTAAGCTTTGAGAGATAGTTTTctaataaataatattcccgccgttccaaaaagattgtcctcttttgacttgacacaaagtttaagaaataaaggaagacttttgaaatgtgtggtccaaaataagtcttagatatttgtatggatgtaaatcatctcataaagttaaattatttctaaatatagaaaggggacaatctttttggaacaaactaaaaaggaaaggaggacattctttttgggacagagggagtaataagaGTATGCATGACTCAACGAAGAGCAAAATGAAGATAATTCATATGCATAGGGGTAATTTTGACCTTTTTCATATTTCAATAATATCcgaaagagaaaaagagttaGTTAaggggaaaagggccaaaaatatcCTTGAATTATTCGAAATGAGCCAATTTTACCCTCCCTTAtgttttggattaaaaaaatacCCTCGCCGTCATGTTTTTGGCTCAAAATTACCCTCGCCATTACGTTTTTTACTCAAAAATGCCCTCAAACAAGCCAAGTAGCTCAAAAATGCTCTTCCTACTAACAGTTGCTCCAAACAAGGGAACATGGGTCAATTTTGCCTTTGAACTATTCGAAATGGGGTAGTTTAGCCTCCATTTAAAGTGCAGGACAAATGCTCTTAATGGTAATGGCAAAGACTTAAGTGAAAACTTATTGGAGATTATGAGattactttgattattttaaattataatttttatacaatgtccaatttatattttatataaagttTAATTACTAGCATTAATTTTTCAATTAACTATTTACTCtactattttcttttaaaactatTATACCGACCTCGACTGAAATTTGGGATGACTTACCGTTACAATAAGCAATATAGTATACCAAGATACAATTGGATGTGCTTTCTTTTATCATATCTTTCTTAGTGTTAGTAAAATAAACCCCATTACTATTAATATagacaaataaatatttaaatatttcttttcttttctatatattgGAAACAATGGTTTCAACATGTATGCTTAAAGTCAATACAATTAaaattaagggtatttttggtCTTTGAAACATTTTGCAAAATGAGCTTGCTTAGGAAAGCTGTCCTCTGTGTTTGTTTGCTTGAACCTTATCAACAACTCCAAAAAAGGTCAATCATTATTGTTAAATTACAGACCATGCCTTAAAATGTAACGTTTGAATATGGCGGGCCATTAAAAGTTTCAAATTGACATGTCATAACACACATGCTCAGACTTTAGTTGGCCCTTTAGTGTCTAATTTCCTCCATAGATTTCCCAAATGGTGAAGGATAAATGCTAATTTATACCAAGTTTTATAAAGGCATTAGCATATgcagccccctaaacttgtcccttttttttcattttggcaccttCATTAagtgttgttcttattgaactcctgaactcgtcctcaagtgtgtctatcaaaccctctaaatctgatttttattagaagcaaaaaataaattgtggTAATGAAGGTAAAGTAATAATTTAGACGTGTGGTAAGTTATTCTTTAAATCATGGATGTGTCCGTTTCTGCTGGTTCTGCTCTTTCACTGCCAGCTTAATTAAGtgcttactcttttttttccctctgAATTGATGCTAATATTAGCTAAAAAAtagcataattaaattagaatatatattagcatgttgctGCATTGAAGATAGAATACTATGTAAGTCGATTGTGTTTGATAGTATACACTCGAGGACGAGTTCGGGGTTCAATATAAACAATGACTTAGTTGAGgtccaaaatggaaaaaagagaCAATTTCAGgaggctgcatatgcattaagcttTTTATAAAAGTGTGTAAGTTTATTGTAGTTATGTTATTTAATGAGGTgataatttatatttgtttcTTACTATTACATactaaaattttatgtataaataCATGTCATATACTCTTATCACCTTGTATTAAAAATAGATTAttctttttacttgtccattttatcaaatcaaaagagatttattattttctctctatattacccttattattaagtaacTACATAAAATACAAATAAGCAAACTTGAATTTTCAAAGGATAATTAATAAGGTTAATTTAATAAATACTCTTTTAAGAGGAATGTCATGTAATATAGGAAAAGTAAAAAAGGAACAGAGAAAGTATTTTACCTTTGTGAGGGGTAACATAATTCACTATCAAATAGCGTGATTATATGCGTttctaatatataaaaaatctaCTACTTCTATGAGTCATtgattactatatatatatatatatcaaagctcAACATTGGGTTTAGGAACTTATCAGGAGTTatattctaaataaaatttgttaacATAATAATAAGAAGGATAAGAACTTATGacatgtttttctttaaaagctataaaaaaaaattaaaaaaaagttaattattCAGCTTTCAATAATTATGTAAGATCAATAAGAagtaaaaatattgattttttttatatataattaagatGACGTTACGAAATGAAAGAGCAAGAGCACAAAAATCCTTCTTTCATTTAAATTGATTTGGTGTAGTTTGACTGAAAATATAGCTCTTTCATTTAAATTATGTGGTGTAGTTTAGCTAGACATTGAcatgcatttttttctttcttttatatacaGGCggattttactttaaaaaaaaaaagagttttgtattAACATATTCGGGTCTATAATTAGGTTTCATTATACAAGAATTTGATGAAATAAGATCTTTGCagttaaattatatttatatttgagAATTTAATTAGAACCTCAATACATTATGCATATATTTGTAACAAAATTTGGCTATGCACTATTTGATCCTGATATTCGTTGTTAAAGGTATATTAATAGTTTCAATTTTCACAATATTGGGCCCGTGCTTTGCCCCCTAGTCCATGTAAGAAAAAGTACATGATATATCAGAAATAGTaactcataaataaaatttattatttattaaataggAA is from Lycium ferocissimum isolate CSIRO_LF1 unplaced genomic scaffold, AGI_CSIRO_Lferr_CH_V1 ctg21822, whole genome shotgun sequence and encodes:
- the LOC132043168 gene encoding low-temperature-induced cysteine proteinase-like, which translates into the protein MASILVLFLFLFSALSSAAEMSILTYGTDDEMLAFYDSWLLQHGKSYNSLDEKHKRFQIFKDNLKYIDDQNAIPNRTYKLGLTQFADLRNEEYRSMYLGTKTTHGRRRLSSDRYAPKVGDTLPESVDWREKGVLVDVKDQGKCGSCWAFSAIAAVEAVNKIVSGDLISLSEQELVDCDTIHNSGCSGGLMDYAFDFIIGNGGIDTEEDYPYKGKDGRCDQNRKNAKVVTIDGYEDVPAYNENALKKAVANQPVSVAIEAGGKDFQHYSSGIFTGKCGTAVDHGVVAVGYGSENGTDYWIVRNSWGASWGEKGYLRMQRNVGSSSGLCGIAIEPSYPVKTGQNPPNPGPSPPSPVKPPNTCDEYYSCPEGSTCCCVFEFSKYCFAWGCCPYEGAVCCKDHNSCCPHDYPVCNVRAGTCSLSKDNPLGVKAMKHILAKPIGAFGNEGKKSSS